The following proteins are co-located in the Desulfatirhabdium butyrativorans DSM 18734 genome:
- a CDS encoding DUF2079 domain-containing protein, producing MKWVGNRTGEIRMRSLLPPAILFTILIGFLAIVRHYSFESFEDLALFDQLFWNIRHGRGPVTTISGNMHLLFQHHFFGEHFSPILYLLAPLAGITKGPEALLITQAFLIGLATIPAGIWVSRRIGNTNAGLWAAWFWIAIPPLWVGALYDFHMDCLIPLFFFAFVLSMHQKKASAWLWAVLLVSVKEDASIYLFFAALVTGWLYDNRRTGIFVATASLVYALVVILIVIPGFSPTETHLLSNRMLTPANSGGFFAWLQAVLANPERWEALRNHLLHFGLFPVIGLFASLPWMVAIGIAWLSNDAWQSLITMHYPLMSYPLMFFAMIEGLRLWNRLFERHFPAFQRQALVFAILLISGSLLLTWSDARAPLDDVMRTASPVRALRTSESRRMLEAIPSGASVAATQTTLAHVARREKLFLMFEPMDAEHIVMQTYLPCEASYRPQPYREQIGYFLKNTARYQLAASTDHLLVFRADTSDTRPDRSWYFTDFIDSTELAGSEKQQSKDPDAINGLAAMFSEKTRNLQPMKFPKPLVSGSWNLHVRARSSCVSSPDSVTIQIQESDGGRLCGSGAIGAEGGDSYQITTVSSMFASGRDITVHTNVPVSCTLWIDRIWTEPIG from the coding sequence ATGAAATGGGTGGGAAACCGAACCGGCGAAATCCGGATGCGATCCCTGCTGCCACCGGCCATATTGTTCACCATCCTCATCGGATTTTTGGCCATTGTCCGCCACTACTCGTTCGAATCCTTCGAAGATTTGGCGCTTTTTGACCAGCTCTTCTGGAACATCCGCCACGGAAGAGGTCCCGTCACAACCATCAGCGGCAACATGCACCTGTTGTTCCAGCACCATTTCTTCGGCGAACATTTTTCCCCCATTCTGTACCTGCTGGCTCCGCTTGCAGGCATCACCAAAGGCCCGGAAGCGCTTCTGATCACACAGGCTTTCCTCATCGGACTGGCAACCATCCCTGCAGGGATATGGGTATCCAGGCGGATCGGAAACACAAACGCGGGACTGTGGGCAGCCTGGTTCTGGATCGCCATCCCTCCCCTATGGGTGGGCGCACTTTACGATTTTCACATGGATTGTCTTATCCCATTGTTTTTCTTTGCCTTTGTACTTTCGATGCATCAGAAAAAAGCCTCCGCATGGCTTTGGGCTGTTTTGCTCGTTTCCGTCAAGGAAGATGCCTCAATCTATCTGTTTTTTGCAGCACTGGTCACCGGATGGCTCTACGACAATAGAAGAACCGGGATTTTCGTTGCCACTGCTTCTCTGGTATATGCGCTGGTTGTCATCCTCATCGTGATTCCTGGCTTTTCTCCGACAGAGACGCATTTGCTCAGCAATCGGATGCTCACGCCGGCCAATAGCGGTGGATTTTTCGCATGGCTTCAGGCTGTTCTGGCCAACCCCGAACGATGGGAGGCTCTCAGGAATCATCTGCTGCATTTCGGTTTGTTCCCGGTAATCGGACTTTTCGCATCCCTGCCCTGGATGGTTGCCATTGGAATCGCCTGGCTATCGAACGATGCCTGGCAATCTCTGATCACCATGCACTACCCCTTGATGAGTTACCCGCTGATGTTCTTTGCCATGATCGAGGGACTCCGGTTATGGAATCGACTGTTCGAGAGGCATTTTCCGGCATTTCAGAGGCAGGCTCTCGTCTTTGCCATCCTGCTCATATCCGGCAGTCTTCTGCTGACATGGAGCGATGCAAGAGCGCCGCTCGACGATGTGATGCGAACAGCGAGCCCCGTCCGGGCCCTTCGGACATCCGAAAGCAGGCGGATGCTGGAGGCGATTCCGTCCGGAGCATCGGTTGCAGCCACCCAAACGACACTGGCTCATGTAGCGAGACGCGAAAAGTTATTCCTGATGTTCGAACCGATGGATGCCGAGCATATCGTCATGCAAACCTATCTGCCCTGCGAAGCTTCCTACCGGCCCCAGCCTTATAGGGAACAGATCGGATATTTCCTGAAGAACACGGCCCGCTATCAATTGGCAGCATCAACGGATCATCTCCTCGTATTTCGAGCAGATACATCCGATACACGACCGGATCGATCCTGGTATTTCACCGATTTTATCGACAGTACGGAATTGGCTGGATCAGAAAAACAGCAATCCAAGGATCCGGATGCCATCAACGGCCTTGCAGCCATGTTTTCTGAGAAAACCCGGAATCTTCAACCGATGAAATTCCCAAAGCCGCTGGTCTCGGGTTCCTGGAACCTGCATGTCCGGGCTCGTTCTTCCTGTGTATCTTCGCCGGATTCCGTCACCATCCAGATTCAGGAATCCGATGGCGGTCGCCTTTGCGGATCGGGCGCCATCGGCGCGGAAGGTGGCGATTCCTATCAGATCACAACGGTGAGTTCCATGTTTGCGAGCGGCAGGGACATCACGGTCCACACCAATGTTCCAGTTTCCTGCACGCTTTGGATCGACCGGATATGGACAGAGCCGATCGGGTAG
- a CDS encoding molybdopterin biosynthesis protein, with protein MPERNVYLRMKTLEEARTILFDAFSHRRMPAETVSVEDTVGRVLAEAVYAKLSSPSFHAAAMDGFAVRAEETFGASEAHPKELIIGESAFAVNTGHVLPEGANAVIMIEHIRQVAAGRIAIEAPAYPWQYVRKMGEDIVATQLIFGQGHRLTPYCVGALISGGVLQVSVRQKPRVLIIPTGSELVEADASVIDRLKPGQVIESNSRVLMGLCRQWGADPVRHDIVRDDPAMLQAAIEDGFSNGFDLVMTVGGSSAGTEDFSRKVMAGLGEVLVHGVTMMPGKPVLIAKAFDRPMFGIPGYPVSAIMAFEQLAGPLICRMLGATELHRHRIDVEPIRKIPSKLGLEEFLRVKIGMIGDRKVAISLPRGAGSITTLTQADAILRIPHGVEGIAEKERVAAELLKPVEELRNTVVVVGSHDNTLDVLADVMMERTGCFTLSSSHVGSMGGITAVRRGVCHAAGIHLLDTEDGSYNRSYLRKYLPDLPLRRIQLVMRDQGLIVAKGNPKNIRSMADLARDDITFINRQAGSGTRILLDFEMKRLGISPDDIRGYERDEFTHMAVAVAVLGNTADVGLGIFSAARALHLDFIPVVTEQYDLIIPEAYFDTDPIQAMMDAIRSETFRHRAMALGGYHIERTGEILD; from the coding sequence ATGCCGGAACGAAATGTGTATTTGCGGATGAAAACGCTGGAGGAAGCCAGGACGATCCTCTTCGATGCATTTTCCCACCGGAGAATGCCTGCCGAAACCGTATCCGTCGAAGATACCGTCGGTCGGGTGCTGGCAGAGGCCGTTTATGCGAAGCTCTCCTCCCCGTCGTTTCACGCTGCAGCGATGGACGGATTCGCCGTCCGGGCGGAAGAAACCTTTGGTGCATCGGAAGCCCATCCGAAGGAGCTGATCATCGGTGAATCGGCCTTTGCCGTCAACACGGGCCATGTGTTGCCCGAGGGCGCCAATGCCGTCATCATGATCGAGCATATCCGCCAGGTTGCCGCCGGACGGATCGCCATCGAAGCACCTGCCTATCCGTGGCAATATGTCCGCAAGATGGGGGAAGATATCGTTGCAACCCAGCTCATTTTCGGGCAGGGCCATCGATTGACGCCCTATTGTGTCGGTGCGTTGATTTCCGGAGGGGTACTTCAGGTTTCGGTGCGCCAGAAACCCCGGGTGCTGATCATTCCAACAGGCTCGGAACTGGTGGAGGCGGATGCATCGGTGATCGATCGGCTGAAACCGGGCCAGGTCATCGAATCCAATTCCAGAGTGCTGATGGGTCTTTGCCGGCAATGGGGAGCCGATCCGGTGCGGCATGACATCGTACGGGACGATCCGGCGATGCTTCAGGCGGCCATCGAGGATGGATTTTCAAACGGATTTGATCTGGTCATGACGGTGGGGGGCTCTTCGGCCGGGACCGAAGATTTTTCCAGAAAGGTCATGGCTGGCTTGGGAGAGGTCCTTGTCCATGGGGTCACCATGATGCCGGGAAAGCCCGTGCTTATCGCCAAGGCCTTCGACCGCCCCATGTTCGGCATTCCCGGATATCCGGTTTCTGCGATCATGGCCTTCGAGCAACTGGCGGGCCCGCTGATCTGCCGGATGCTGGGCGCTACCGAGTTGCACCGCCACCGGATCGATGTCGAGCCGATTCGCAAGATTCCATCCAAACTGGGGCTTGAGGAATTTCTCCGGGTCAAGATCGGCATGATCGGCGATCGGAAAGTCGCCATTTCCCTTCCGCGCGGTGCCGGCAGCATTACGACGTTGACGCAGGCGGATGCCATCCTGCGGATTCCGCACGGCGTGGAAGGCATTGCGGAGAAAGAGCGGGTGGCCGCAGAACTGCTCAAACCCGTCGAGGAGCTCAGGAACACGGTTGTTGTGGTGGGCAGCCACGACAACACCCTCGATGTGCTGGCCGATGTGATGATGGAGAGGACCGGCTGCTTTACCCTTTCATCGAGCCATGTGGGATCGATGGGCGGGATTACGGCCGTTCGCCGGGGGGTGTGCCACGCTGCGGGCATTCATCTCTTGGATACCGAAGACGGCAGCTACAACAGAAGTTATCTCCGGAAATACCTGCCGGATCTTCCGCTCAGACGCATCCAACTGGTCATGCGCGACCAGGGGCTGATCGTTGCAAAGGGAAATCCGAAAAACATCCGGTCGATGGCGGATCTGGCAAGAGACGATATCACGTTCATCAACAGGCAGGCCGGATCCGGGACGCGGATCCTGTTGGATTTCGAGATGAAGCGCCTGGGTATTTCCCCAGACGATATCCGCGGCTATGAGCGGGACGAATTCACCCACATGGCTGTGGCGGTAGCCGTTCTCGGAAACACGGCGGATGTCGGTTTGGGGATTTTTTCCGCGGCCAGGGCATTGCATCTGGATTTCATTCCGGTCGTTACCGAGCAATATGATCTCATCATTCCGGAGGCATATTTCGATACGGATCCGATCCAGGCCATGATGGATGCCATTCGATCCGAGACGTTTCGGCATCGGGCAATGGCTCTCGGCGGATACCACATCGAGCGAACCGGAGAAATCCTGGATTGA
- a CDS encoding ComF family protein, with protein sequence MRWLQIIADVWREAFFPAVCVHCRRFLHLEAGKTAAASFAGAQEDVLSVLYCPSCLAEIRWIRSPKCSVCGIPFWGAGETDHVCGNCEIHPRPFVSAEAVAIYEGPIRSAIHALKYDGRLRVARVLGRSLYLKACESGLRRTADLIIPVPLHPVRLRKRGFNQSILLVQEWDRFLDSDMDAPCRPIICREALQRIRNTRPQMSLGKKERQTNIVGAFKVNRDIALEGKRILLVDDVLTTGATVAECTQVLLKAGAAKVDVLTAARTIE encoded by the coding sequence ATGCGATGGCTGCAAATCATTGCCGATGTGTGGCGTGAAGCGTTTTTCCCTGCGGTTTGCGTTCATTGCAGGCGTTTTCTGCATTTGGAAGCCGGAAAAACCGCTGCGGCTTCTTTTGCAGGCGCACAGGAGGATGTCCTTTCGGTCCTGTATTGCCCGTCGTGTCTGGCGGAAATCCGATGGATCCGGTCACCCAAGTGTTCGGTTTGCGGGATTCCGTTTTGGGGGGCGGGCGAAACCGATCATGTTTGCGGCAATTGCGAAATTCACCCCAGGCCCTTCGTTTCGGCCGAAGCCGTCGCCATCTACGAGGGACCGATTCGAAGCGCCATTCATGCGCTGAAATACGATGGCAGACTTCGGGTGGCACGGGTCCTTGGCCGATCTCTGTATCTGAAAGCATGCGAAAGCGGATTGCGAAGAACAGCCGATCTGATCATTCCGGTTCCCCTGCATCCGGTGAGACTGCGCAAGCGCGGTTTCAATCAGTCCATTCTGCTGGTGCAGGAATGGGATCGTTTTCTCGATAGCGATATGGATGCGCCATGCAGACCGATAATTTGCCGGGAAGCCTTGCAGCGCATTCGAAACACCAGGCCGCAGATGTCGCTGGGCAAGAAAGAGCGGCAAACCAATATCGTCGGCGCGTTCAAGGTCAACCGGGATATTGCCCTGGAAGGCAAGCGGATTTTGCTGGTTGACGATGTGCTGACCACCGGCGCGACGGTTGCCGAGTGTACACAGGTGCTGCTGAAGGCCGGTGCGGCCAAGGTCGATGTGTTGACTGCGGCCAGGACCATCGAATGA
- a CDS encoding DUF2179 domain-containing protein has product MSIFGLTLWGAEGVPIWVTGLMIFFARICDVSFGTIRTIVIVQGKTVLAFVMGFFEVIIWISIVSTVVWKIKETPVLVLFYAFGYATGNVVGILVERKLALGMTVVRIISALHGKEIALKLRSLGQPVTTFVGQGMKGEVVELFIVCRRRDQKWILNVAKEIDPSAFYTSEIARDVKTFFVPMQNRPGSWLDRFKKK; this is encoded by the coding sequence GTGTCCATTTTTGGCCTTACACTGTGGGGAGCGGAAGGTGTTCCGATCTGGGTGACGGGATTGATGATTTTCTTTGCCCGTATCTGCGACGTTTCCTTTGGAACCATACGGACCATTGTGATCGTTCAGGGTAAAACGGTATTGGCTTTTGTAATGGGTTTTTTCGAAGTGATCATCTGGATCAGCATTGTCAGCACCGTTGTATGGAAAATCAAGGAGACTCCCGTTCTGGTGTTGTTTTATGCTTTCGGTTATGCGACGGGCAATGTGGTCGGCATTCTGGTCGAGCGGAAACTGGCGCTGGGCATGACGGTTGTTCGAATCATCTCGGCGCTTCATGGCAAAGAAATCGCATTGAAATTGCGTTCGCTCGGTCAGCCCGTCACGACGTTTGTGGGGCAGGGAATGAAGGGTGAAGTGGTGGAGCTGTTTATCGTTTGTCGCAGAAGAGACCAGAAATGGATTTTAAATGTGGCAAAAGAGATCGATCCTTCCGCCTTCTATACTTCGGAGATCGCCAGAGACGTAAAAACGTTTTTTGTTCCGATGCAGAACAGGCCGGGAAGCTGGCTGGATCGATTCAAGAAGAAATAG
- a CDS encoding cysteine desulfurase family protein — protein MIRPIYLDYNGTTPLDPEVIEAMRPYLESEFGNPSSSHWYGIGPKRAVEKARAQVAQLLGCSPESIVFTSGGTESNNHAIKGMARSLKRKGKHIVTSAIEHPAVLEVCRYLADEGFETTILEVDGTGRIDPAQVEQAIRPDTILITIMHANNEVGTIQPIEAIAAIARSRGIAVHTDAAQSIGKIPVRVDDLGVDLLSVAGHKLYAPKGVGALFIRPGVMPEKFCHGAGQERGWRAGTENVLEIVGLGKACELLARDLQANRKHLQRMADRLLNGILAKIADVQANGDRRHCLPNTVSLSFYGIEANRLLEEIGLEVAASAGAACHSDSVKLSHVLEAMRIPMAWAKGTIRFSVGRMTTEEQIDRVVDVVDGAVKRLRSGLRV, from the coding sequence ATGATCCGACCCATTTATCTCGATTATAACGGCACCACTCCGCTCGATCCGGAAGTGATCGAGGCCATGCGCCCTTACCTGGAAAGTGAATTCGGCAATCCTTCCAGCTCCCACTGGTATGGAATCGGACCGAAACGGGCCGTCGAAAAGGCCCGGGCACAGGTGGCGCAATTGCTCGGATGTTCGCCCGAATCCATCGTCTTTACAAGCGGCGGCACCGAATCCAACAACCATGCCATCAAGGGGATGGCCCGCAGTCTGAAACGCAAAGGGAAGCACATCGTTACCAGCGCGATTGAGCACCCGGCCGTTTTGGAAGTTTGCCGCTATTTGGCGGATGAAGGGTTCGAAACCACGATACTGGAAGTAGACGGAACGGGTCGGATCGATCCCGCTCAAGTCGAGCAGGCGATCCGGCCCGATACGATTCTCATCACCATCATGCATGCCAACAACGAAGTCGGTACCATCCAACCGATCGAAGCGATTGCCGCCATTGCCCGTAGCCGAGGGATTGCGGTGCACACGGATGCGGCCCAGTCCATTGGCAAAATTCCGGTTCGGGTCGACGATCTCGGCGTTGATCTGCTCTCGGTTGCCGGTCACAAGCTCTATGCGCCGAAAGGCGTCGGCGCGCTCTTCATCCGGCCGGGAGTGATGCCCGAGAAGTTCTGCCATGGAGCCGGACAGGAGCGGGGATGGCGGGCGGGAACGGAAAACGTGCTGGAAATCGTCGGGCTGGGGAAAGCCTGCGAGCTTCTGGCGCGCGATCTGCAGGCCAATCGAAAACACCTGCAGCGCATGGCCGACCGGTTGCTGAACGGAATTCTGGCCAAAATCGCCGATGTGCAGGCAAACGGTGACCGCCGCCACTGTTTGCCCAATACCGTGAGCTTGTCTTTCTACGGAATCGAGGCCAACCGCCTCCTGGAGGAAATCGGTCTGGAAGTGGCCGCATCCGCCGGAGCGGCTTGTCACTCCGATTCCGTAAAGCTTTCTCATGTACTCGAGGCAATGCGTATTCCGATGGCTTGGGCGAAAGGAACGATCCGGTTTTCGGTCGGCCGGATGACAACAGAAGAACAGATCGATCGGGTCGTGGATGTGGTGGATGGCGCCGTGAAGCGGTTGCGATCCGGCTTGAGGGTTTGA
- the glp gene encoding gephyrin-like molybdotransferase Glp → MEGFFHVWPIDRVLELVSTLQPVDTEVVPVEACLNRILAEDLISAEDIPGFHRATMDGFAVQASSTFGATEANPAYLNLIGSVGMGEVPTIPVGTGEAVRISTGGMLPEGADAVVMLEYADRIDDILMEVYRSVAPGQNVMMPDEDFRRGEVLLNAGKRLRPQEIGTLAALGRMSVRVYRKPRVAIVSTGDEVVPIDCKPAPGQVRDVNSHTLSGFVRSTGAEAICLGLVPDVLVELQHRCREALSLADMVILSGGSSVGMRDLTIEVLEAMPGSRVLLHGIAISPGKPTILATCGSKLIWGLPGQVTSAMVVFLKIVRPFLERLCGMDSKTVVRRTIDATLSRNVASVQGRTDFIRVSLRRDGKRWLADPILGKSGLIHTMMRADGLVEIGIHTEGLDEGSRVAVELFD, encoded by the coding sequence ATGGAAGGATTTTTTCATGTCTGGCCGATCGATCGGGTTCTGGAGCTGGTCTCCACGCTCCAGCCCGTCGATACCGAGGTGGTGCCTGTCGAGGCGTGTCTGAATCGGATTTTGGCAGAGGATTTGATTTCAGCAGAGGATATTCCGGGATTTCATCGGGCGACGATGGATGGATTCGCCGTTCAAGCTTCCTCGACCTTCGGTGCCACGGAGGCCAATCCGGCCTATCTGAATCTGATCGGCTCCGTTGGAATGGGGGAGGTGCCGACAATCCCGGTTGGAACCGGGGAAGCGGTCCGAATTTCGACGGGCGGGATGCTTCCGGAAGGCGCGGATGCCGTCGTCATGCTGGAATATGCCGACAGGATCGATGACATCCTGATGGAGGTCTATCGCAGCGTCGCGCCGGGCCAGAACGTGATGATGCCGGATGAAGATTTCCGGAGGGGTGAAGTGCTCCTGAATGCGGGTAAACGTTTGCGTCCCCAGGAGATCGGAACCCTTGCCGCATTGGGAAGGATGTCCGTTCGGGTCTATCGGAAACCCCGGGTCGCTATCGTTTCCACAGGAGATGAGGTGGTTCCGATAGACTGCAAGCCTGCTCCCGGTCAGGTCCGGGATGTCAATTCCCATACCCTTTCCGGTTTTGTTCGAAGCACCGGCGCCGAAGCCATTTGTCTCGGGCTCGTTCCGGACGTCCTCGTCGAACTGCAGCACAGATGCCGGGAAGCCCTCAGCCTGGCCGATATGGTGATTCTCTCGGGCGGAAGCTCGGTCGGGATGCGGGACCTGACGATCGAGGTACTCGAGGCCATGCCGGGAAGCCGGGTTCTGCTTCACGGGATCGCCATCAGTCCCGGTAAGCCGACGATTCTGGCGACCTGCGGTTCGAAGCTGATCTGGGGTCTGCCAGGGCAGGTGACATCCGCCATGGTGGTTTTTCTGAAGATCGTTCGGCCGTTTCTGGAGCGGCTCTGCGGCATGGATTCGAAAACGGTGGTCCGCCGAACGATCGATGCCACGTTGTCCCGCAACGTCGCATCGGTTCAGGGCCGGACGGACTTTATCCGGGTCAGCCTCCGAAGGGACGGAAAGCGTTGGCTGGCCGATCCGATACTGGGGAAATCCGGTCTGATCCATACGATGATGCGGGCAGATGGGCTTGTTGAAATCGGCATTCATACCGAAGGGCTGGATGAAGGCAGCCGGGTGGCTGTCGAGTTGTTCGATTGA